A genomic window from Fibrobacter succinogenes includes:
- a CDS encoding TIGR02147 family protein, whose protein sequence is MLAKNKINIYDYSDYRNFLLDFYELEKSLDSSFSYRVFAAAVEMDASLLLKILQGKRHVSTKSIESFVQFFRFKEGKAEYFRELVAYGKAKTDDQVRKHFETLQKMRPAACRELDEARYRYFQQWYYPMIRSALDVFDYCGPEYAAALGDSCIPKLTATQVQSAVDALLQLGLAHKQNNGRIVPTEAHIKTKEHWLSASISDYQKSITELAQRSIAETPKEERDISTLTMALDSSQIQKIREILAETRKSIVKVVNAMPSQICDSVYQLNFQLFPMMKKKD, encoded by the coding sequence ATGCTTGCAAAAAACAAAATCAACATCTACGATTACTCCGACTACCGTAACTTCTTGCTGGATTTTTACGAGTTGGAAAAATCGCTAGATTCGTCGTTCAGTTACCGAGTTTTCGCTGCCGCCGTCGAAATGGATGCAAGCCTATTGCTCAAGATTTTGCAGGGCAAGCGCCATGTTTCAACAAAAAGCATCGAGTCGTTCGTGCAGTTTTTCCGATTCAAGGAAGGCAAGGCCGAATACTTCCGTGAACTGGTTGCTTACGGCAAGGCTAAAACAGACGATCAGGTGCGCAAGCATTTCGAAACGCTCCAGAAAATGCGCCCTGCGGCCTGCCGCGAACTTGACGAAGCCCGCTACCGCTATTTTCAGCAATGGTACTATCCCATGATCCGTTCGGCACTTGATGTATTCGACTATTGCGGACCGGAATACGCAGCAGCTCTAGGAGACTCTTGCATCCCGAAGCTTACCGCAACGCAAGTGCAAAGCGCTGTCGATGCATTATTGCAACTGGGCCTTGCACACAAACAAAATAACGGACGCATCGTCCCAACCGAAGCCCATATCAAAACAAAAGAACACTGGCTGAGCGCCTCTATTAGCGACTATCAAAAGAGCATCACCGAACTTGCGCAACGTTCCATCGCCGAAACACCGAAAGAAGAACGCGACATCAGCACACTCACCATGGCTCTCGATTCTTCGCAAATACAGAAAATTCGCGAAATCCTTGCCGAGACGAGAAAAAGCATCGTAAAAGTGGTCAATGCGATGCCCTCCCAAATTTGCGACAGTGTTTATCAATTAAATTTTCAATTGTTCCCGATGATGAAGAAAAAGGATTGA
- a CDS encoding glycosyl hydrolase, which produces MNIAKKAVFLSLVLASATFATKYEAESATLTGGSGIVNSAGVSGTGYVDMKEGNIAFENVTAESAGKYQLTIHYKAGEFKSNYIKVNGSTAATVDFNATTGWGDVSIVVTLKAGANNIAIEKFWGWISVDYIDVSPYQSVAFNLSAKPVTPNATESAVKLYSFLVENFGKKTISGIMTGDMSNYTKGADFKTHDDVKDIYTRSGKFPALVGLDFLFATGPKASESWYTEYTEKGISLAKDLWNKGGIPAFSWHWKDPLDEKDAFYIKSAAGSNEYTDFDFKTAFKSGTTEWNTESAAYKGIIADIDHIAEYFLELQKAGVAAIFRPLHEAGGLWFWWSINSGKEFAALYRLVFDRMVKEKGVRNLIWVYNPESKVVSDWDPGEEYYDVISIDIYNNDNDYSSNSGAFEKFKTATGAKKIIALTENGPIPDVKNMHDDEAVWSWWMPWYSTWSGKWPGQTANSVWKSNMADARVITIEDMPGWDKYKPSGSEQTTRMAEKLHFSERAVTTGIFDMKGQYMGLSEQGLPQGRYMIRKKVEGRTMFMPYKKK; this is translated from the coding sequence ATGAATATAGCGAAGAAAGCTGTTTTTCTCAGTCTTGTGTTAGCCTCGGCAACGTTTGCTACCAAGTACGAAGCCGAATCGGCAACGCTTACTGGTGGCTCTGGAATTGTCAACAGTGCTGGTGTCTCGGGAACGGGCTATGTCGATATGAAAGAGGGTAATATCGCCTTCGAAAACGTCACTGCCGAATCTGCGGGCAAGTACCAGTTGACAATACACTACAAGGCGGGCGAATTCAAGTCGAACTACATCAAGGTTAATGGCTCAACTGCCGCCACGGTCGATTTCAACGCCACTACAGGTTGGGGTGACGTATCGATCGTGGTCACTCTTAAGGCGGGCGCGAACAATATCGCCATCGAAAAATTCTGGGGTTGGATTAGCGTGGATTACATCGATGTTTCGCCTTATCAGTCTGTTGCATTTAATTTGAGCGCCAAGCCAGTCACGCCGAATGCGACAGAAAGTGCCGTCAAGCTTTACAGTTTCCTTGTCGAAAATTTTGGCAAGAAGACCATTAGCGGCATCATGACTGGTGACATGAGCAATTACACGAAGGGAGCCGATTTCAAGACGCATGACGACGTGAAGGATATCTACACGCGCAGTGGCAAGTTCCCGGCGCTTGTGGGCTTGGATTTCTTGTTTGCGACGGGTCCGAAGGCTAGCGAATCCTGGTACACGGAATATACGGAAAAGGGAATTTCTCTGGCGAAGGATTTGTGGAACAAGGGCGGTATTCCAGCGTTCTCTTGGCATTGGAAAGACCCGCTGGATGAAAAGGATGCCTTCTACATTAAGTCGGCGGCAGGTTCCAACGAGTACACCGATTTTGATTTCAAGACGGCGTTCAAGAGTGGAACGACCGAATGGAATACAGAGAGCGCTGCGTACAAAGGAATTATCGCTGACATCGACCATATCGCAGAGTACTTCCTCGAATTGCAGAAAGCGGGTGTTGCGGCTATTTTCCGTCCCCTGCACGAAGCCGGTGGACTCTGGTTCTGGTGGAGTATCAACTCGGGTAAGGAATTTGCGGCGCTTTACCGCTTGGTGTTTGATCGCATGGTCAAGGAAAAGGGTGTCCGGAATCTCATTTGGGTCTATAATCCCGAAAGCAAGGTTGTGAGCGACTGGGATCCGGGCGAGGAATACTACGACGTGATTTCCATCGATATCTATAATAACGACAACGATTATTCCAGCAATTCGGGCGCGTTCGAAAAGTTCAAAACCGCAACGGGTGCCAAGAAAATTATCGCACTTACCGAAAACGGTCCAATCCCTGACGTGAAGAACATGCACGATGATGAAGCTGTGTGGAGTTGGTGGATGCCTTGGTACAGCACTTGGAGTGGCAAGTGGCCGGGTCAAACCGCCAATAGCGTCTGGAAAAGCAACATGGCCGATGCTCGCGTGATTACCATCGAAGACATGCCCGGTTGGGACAAGTACAAACCAAGCGGATCGGAACAAACCACGCGCATGGCTGAAAAACTTCACTTTAGCGAACGCGCGGTTACCACGGGAATCTTCGACATGAAAGGTCAGTACATGGGCCTCTCGGAACAGGGACTCCCGCAGGGTCGCTATATGATCCGTAAAAAAGTGGAAGGGCGTACGATGTTCATGCCGTATAAAAAGAAATAA